The segment AGCGCCCGCACCCGCCGGTGTGGATTCCCGGCGGCGGCAGCGTCGAGACCTACGACTTCTCGCTGCTGAACGACTACTCGTTCTCGTACCTGTCGTTCTTCGGCCACAAGTACGCCAAGAAGGTGATGGGACCGTTCTGGGACCGCGCCGATGCGCTCGGCAAGGACCGCAACCCCTACCGCGCCGGCTACGCGCAGTTCATCTGCGTATCGGAAACCGACGCCCAGGCGCAGATCGATTACGAGGAACACGTCAAGTACTTCTTCGCCAAGTGCATGCACATCGATCCGCGCTTCGTCGAGGCGCCGGGCTATCGCACCCCGGCCAGCCTGCGCGCCGGGTTGCGCTCGCAGCTCGATGGCACGGCCAAGTTCGGCAAGTCGGTCCTGGACGAAGGCTTCGGCTGGAAGGAACTGGTGGAAAGCGGCTACATCATCGCCGGTTCGCCGGAAACGGTGCGCGAGCAGATCATCGAGGCGGCGCGCGAACTGCATGTCGGCAACCTGATCTGGCTGTTCCATTGCGGCTCCATGCCCCAGCACCTGTCCTTGAAGAACCTGAACCTGTTTGCCGAGGGGGTGCTGCCGCACATCCGCAACCTGTGGCCCGAATGGGATGCGTCGGCGTTCTGGCCGAGCGGCTTTGGCGAAGATCCGCCGGCCAACACCGACGCCCGCCGCAGCGCCGCCTGAGGGATACCGACATGCCACAACCCACCGAGCACACCTACCAGGTCAACCGCCGCCTGGCCATTGACACCCTGGAAGCCGGCCAGGGCGAGCCGCTGCTGTTCCTGCACGGCGCCGGCGGCCTGGCCTGGGATCCCTACCTCGATGCCCTGGCCGAGCATT is part of the Immundisolibacter sp. genome and harbors:
- a CDS encoding LLM class flavin-dependent oxidoreductase — translated: MKVVAFNLMPYKDLPADFETRYDSVWVTIPRKLYDPRKGHQYYHDYLDALETAVDLGYDAVGVNEHHSNGYGLMPSPNLMASILSRKVRHSDTTSVVVLGNSLALYNPPIRVAEEMAMLDVLSGGKFIAGFPVGTSMDTNYVYGINPSEMRERYYEAHELVMKAWTTDEVFTWNGKYNQLRYVNTWPRTAQRPHPPVWIPGGGSVETYDFSLLNDYSFSYLSFFGHKYAKKVMGPFWDRADALGKDRNPYRAGYAQFICVSETDAQAQIDYEEHVKYFFAKCMHIDPRFVEAPGYRTPASLRAGLRSQLDGTAKFGKSVLDEGFGWKELVESGYIIAGSPETVREQIIEAARELHVGNLIWLFHCGSMPQHLSLKNLNLFAEGVLPHIRNLWPEWDASAFWPSGFGEDPPANTDARRSAA